One Eurosta solidaginis isolate ZX-2024a chromosome 5, ASM4086904v1, whole genome shotgun sequence DNA segment encodes these proteins:
- the LOC137253684 gene encoding transcription termination factor 4, mitochondrial-like isoform X1 — protein sequence MLRKFLTNSNKYVPLLHRRQQLIHDQQLSTPSTVSTVLDDETLLDQSHIDEAVRVNPLLARVSPAQWRNVHETLMNHGLNTSNFLRIATGNPEVFARPTQRLVDSMEFWRSFQFTEKLMFLLLTKYPELLDVNENMRLRKHIGYLKSFAGTSKNVWKLLMNCPDLLEQSERRVEEKVTYLKEVMRVEIPEIIKSEALSKPLEEIRCRHVFLVRLGIFKPRPLKVDPDEPTKNPLLYQITNKSDNEFTTKVCHVTLAEFEAFKGLYARELKRKQDAEYEDEDMQLVRGYKKH from the exons ATGTTgcggaaatttttaacaaattccaaTAAATATGTGCCGTTGCTTCACAGAAGACAGCAA ttgATACATGACCAACAGCTATCAACACCAAGTACGGTGAGCACAGTGCTCGATGATGAAACACTATTGGATCAATCGCACATAGACGAAGCTGTGAGAGTGAATCCTTTGTTGGCTAGAGTGTCCCCGGCACAATGGCGTAATGTACATGAAACACTCATGAATCACGGTCTCAATACGAGCAATTTCCTGCGCATTGCAACCGGTAATCCGGAGGTGTTTGCACGTCCGACACAACGTCTAGTTGATTCAATGGAATTTTGGCGCAGCTTTCAATTCACCGAGAAGTTAATGTTTTTACTGCTAACAAAATATCCAGAACTTTTAGATGTGAACGAAAACATGCGTTTACGTAAACATATTGGTTATTTGAAATCATTTGCTGGCACTAGCAAAAATGTTTGGAAATTGTTGATGAATTGTCCGGATTTACTTGAACAGTCGGAGCGACGTGTCGAAGAAAAGGTGACGTACTTGAAAGAGGTAATGCGTGTGGAAATACCTGAAATAATAAAATCAGAAGCGTTATCTAAGCCATTAGAGGAGATACGTTGCCGCCATGTCTTTCTTGTAAGACTGGGTATATTCAAACCAAGACCACTTAAAGTAGATCCAGATGAGCCAACTAAGAATccacttttatatcaaataaCCAATAAATCGGACAATGAATTTACAACTAAGGTGTGCCATGTTACACTTGCTGAATTTGAAGCGTTTAAAGGGCTGTACGCTCGGGAATTGAAACGAAAACAGGATGCTGAATACGAAGATGAGGATATGCAGCTAGTACGGGGGTATAAAAAGCATTGA
- the LOC137253684 gene encoding transcription termination factor 4, mitochondrial-like isoform X2, whose product MLRKFLTNSNKYVPLLHRRQQLSTPSTVSTVLDDETLLDQSHIDEAVRVNPLLARVSPAQWRNVHETLMNHGLNTSNFLRIATGNPEVFARPTQRLVDSMEFWRSFQFTEKLMFLLLTKYPELLDVNENMRLRKHIGYLKSFAGTSKNVWKLLMNCPDLLEQSERRVEEKVTYLKEVMRVEIPEIIKSEALSKPLEEIRCRHVFLVRLGIFKPRPLKVDPDEPTKNPLLYQITNKSDNEFTTKVCHVTLAEFEAFKGLYARELKRKQDAEYEDEDMQLVRGYKKH is encoded by the exons ATGTTgcggaaatttttaacaaattccaaTAAATATGTGCCGTTGCTTCACAGAAGACAGCAA CTATCAACACCAAGTACGGTGAGCACAGTGCTCGATGATGAAACACTATTGGATCAATCGCACATAGACGAAGCTGTGAGAGTGAATCCTTTGTTGGCTAGAGTGTCCCCGGCACAATGGCGTAATGTACATGAAACACTCATGAATCACGGTCTCAATACGAGCAATTTCCTGCGCATTGCAACCGGTAATCCGGAGGTGTTTGCACGTCCGACACAACGTCTAGTTGATTCAATGGAATTTTGGCGCAGCTTTCAATTCACCGAGAAGTTAATGTTTTTACTGCTAACAAAATATCCAGAACTTTTAGATGTGAACGAAAACATGCGTTTACGTAAACATATTGGTTATTTGAAATCATTTGCTGGCACTAGCAAAAATGTTTGGAAATTGTTGATGAATTGTCCGGATTTACTTGAACAGTCGGAGCGACGTGTCGAAGAAAAGGTGACGTACTTGAAAGAGGTAATGCGTGTGGAAATACCTGAAATAATAAAATCAGAAGCGTTATCTAAGCCATTAGAGGAGATACGTTGCCGCCATGTCTTTCTTGTAAGACTGGGTATATTCAAACCAAGACCACTTAAAGTAGATCCAGATGAGCCAACTAAGAATccacttttatatcaaataaCCAATAAATCGGACAATGAATTTACAACTAAGGTGTGCCATGTTACACTTGCTGAATTTGAAGCGTTTAAAGGGCTGTACGCTCGGGAATTGAAACGAAAACAGGATGCTGAATACGAAGATGAGGATATGCAGCTAGTACGGGGGTATAAAAAGCATTGA